Below is a window of Candidatus Zixiibacteriota bacterium DNA.
CGATATGAGGCAGGAAGTGTATCAGTTTGGTCCGTCTGACGCAGATCCCGAAGTCAACTACTATGCCACTGTGGGCATTTGCGGAGGCATAGCGGGTGCAATAGTTCTTCAGAACGACGAATGGGTGTACAGCAATGCAGGCTATCATCCGGCTGAGATCGGAGGTCTGCTCGCCTCGCTCAGTTCATTCACTGCCGACAATCCCGACACAGCTCAGGACTTGAATTCATTCTATGCGATCAAGCAGAATGTCACTCTTGCTCCCGGCGCATGCTACAAGTTCTGTAAGGTCAAGGCCGGTTCGAAGACCGGGGTAGTTGATCTGCAGGCATTGATCGACAAAGGCAAGGAGTGGATTGCGGCCAATGGGCTGAATTGTCCCGGCTGCGGAAGCGTCGACTGCGTGCCGGGTGATGCTGATGGCAGCGGTGCGGTCGACATCGATGACGTTGTATATGAGATTGCATATATCTTCACCGGAGGTCCGGCACCCGTTACGGCGGTCTGTTGCGGTGATGCGGACGGCAGCGGTGGACTCGACATCGATGACGTTGTGTACTTGATTGCCTACATATTTACAGGAGGACCTGAGCCTGATCCGAATGCCTGTGCCAACTGGCCGGGATGATATCAGGTTAGATTTCTCAACAGAGTCTCTTTAGGGAGCGGCTATGTGCCGCTCCCTTTATATGGGGGTAAGTGCGGATTGCGTTCACTGTTCAGAGGCTGCAGATCTTGAATCTGGCGTGATAGGGTGTTTGTCGGACGCTTAGGCTGCCTACTCATGAAAATATAACTTGCGTGACTTCGAGACCAGCTCGCCCAGTTTTACTGTGTTGGCCTTATCCGTTGTCTGCTTGCACTTCATAGCATAGACAAGCATCTCATGCATCAACTTCAATTGTGTGATGTACTCTTCATAAGCTGCTCCTGAATCAGGCGAAACCGGCTTGAATCGCTGCGTCAGGAAATATTGACTTACGACTTCCTGAAACTTATCTGCGTGTTCTTCCTTGTTTGTGACCCACCGCACGATCTGATTGTAGTTCTTATCTCTTTCGGCTGAGAGCGCGGTGATCTGGTCCATCGATTTCTCGATGGTTGTGGTATACTCGGAAAGCATACCGTAGCGCATGGCGTCGTCATAGATTCCACACGGAATCTCGCAGTGCGACCATGCCTGATTAGAGAGAACGATCGTTGCAGCGAGCGCCAAGATGATTCCGAGTACTAACTTTGCTTTCATCACGCCTTCCTTTCTGAAGTTTAGGTTCGAACTAACCGCTATAACCACATGATAGTGTATACGGTTCTCACAAATGTCGATGCATCTGCCCTGGTCACCGTGTCACAGTCGAACTAATATGACGTATGCAGCCGAAGTTAGTTGGCCCAATGAAGAAGGCCAGGCTCATCTGGAGCCTGACCTTGTCAGATAGGATTCTGTCGGGAGGGGCGTAACCTCTGCAACGATTCAAGTCTTATCTATTTCAAGTGCCGTCATTATTGTCATCCCAGGCATCTTCCCAGTCGGCAAGCTCAGGAATTTCATAGACCATTTCATCAAACACATCCTCAAGGTCTGCCGCCAAGTCTTCGATCACTTCCGCTCGTTCTTCAAGCTCGTCAGCCCTCTCCTGGAGTTCTTCTGTCTGATCATCCAGTTCAGCTTCGAGGTCTTCGAACTCGTATTCGGTGAAAATTGCTTTGAGAACACCGCCGACCGCTTTCAGACCGATCCCGGCTCCGATGAGTCCTATCTTCGCGCCTTCAAGTCCGATCTCTTTAGCCTTTTCGACTAATTCCATTGAAGTGGTGTAGCATTCCGCGACGAGCTTCTCCTGTTCAGGAGTGGTTTCGATGAGTTCACCGTCGACGTACAGTTTGTAGTCCTCTGTGATTTCGATCCGGCTTTTGTGGCGGCCCCGCTGAGTCATAATGATGCTGCCGTCCTCAATGTCAAAATCGATGTCTCCTGTTGACCACAGGGTGCCACTCGACCCGTGAGAGCGACTGTATGTGTAACTCTCGACTTCGGATGCATTCGCACGCGGCAATATGAGAAGAGCTAACAGAAATACAGTTATGACAGACTTCATGATTTCCCTCCACGTTTCATTTGCAGGTCCTGACTATATGACGGGAAATGGGGGAGGAAGGTTGCAGGAAAAAGCAGATACGTGGACTGATCAGGATCCCATTAGGCAGTCGATTTCCGCCTGGACTATCACCCCAACTTCTTCTGGAATCGGGCGACACTGAGTGCGAGGATTGCTAGCCCGAACAGGAACATTATCAGTGCCTCATCCCACAGTTCTGCGATTCCGATCCCCTTCAGGAATATCCCCCTTACGATAGTAAAGAAGTATCTCAGCGGCAGAAGATACGTGTACCACTGAATGATCTTCGGCATATTTTCTATTGGGAATACAAACCCGGAAAGGAATATCATGGGTTGCATCACGAAAAAGACCGAAGTCATCATCGCTTGCTGCTGAGTCGAAGAGACTGTCGATATAAACAATCCGAGTCCGAGTGTGGTCATCAGGAATACTGTGCATAGAAATACAAGCAGAAATATGCTTCCCGCCACCGGAATATCGAACCAGAAAGTCGATACAAACAGGATCAGTACTACGTCTATAATCCCGATTATCGCGAAGGGGGTGAGTTTGCCGATAATGAGTTGTATCGGTCTGATAGGCGTAACCACAAGCTGCTCCATCGTGCCGACTTCCTTCTCTTTGACTATCGCAAGCGAAGTCAGCAGCATCGTCATGACCATCAGCAGAAGCCCGAGTATTCCCGGCACCATGAAGTTCTTGCTCCTGAGTTCGGGATTGTACCAAACACGGATTCTCGCATCGACACCAGCATTGGTAATCCCGGATGTGCCGCTTCTCGCCGCACGTTTTACGGCGATTCTCTTCGAATAATCAGCAACGATTCCGGAAGCGTATGCGAGCCCGACTGTCGTCAGATTAGCGTCAGATCCGTCAGCAATCAACTGCAGTGAAGCTTGCCGACCTGCTTTGAGATCGTCTCCGAAACCGATGGGAACTACGACAGCTAACGAAGCATTCCCTCGATCAATATCTCGATCGATGTCTCTGATATCATCGACATAATCCGTAGCGGTGAAAAACCCTGAATGCGTGAACTTGTCTACCAACTCGCGACTTGCATGAGACCTGTCGAGATCGCAGATCACTGTCGGTATGTCATTGACATCGAGATTCGCCGCATAACCTAGAATTATAACTTGAAAGATAGGAGCCACGAAAATGATAGGCAACATTCGCTTGTCGCGCTTCAGCTGCAGGAACTCTTTGCGGATTAGATGCAGTATCGTATTCATGTCAGGTCTTTTCCGCGTTTCTTAGGTTGTTTCAGGATCTTCGATCTAAGCAGTGTGCCTCTCATTCTCAGAGAGCTCAATCCAATAGTCAACAGCGCAAAAGCGAGCAGATATAGCAGCTGATCCCAGAAGGCGGTAATTCCCACTCCTTTGAGCACAATTGCCCGCAGAGCCACCATGAAAAACCTGGCAGGCACGATATAGGTAACCGCCTGGACCACGATCGGCATATTTCTGATCGGGAAGACGAATCCCGAAAGCAGGAAAGTCGGAAGCATAGTAGCCATGACCGCTATCTGGAAGGCCACCTGCTGAGAATCCGAAATTGAAGAAATCAACAGTCCGAGTCCCAAACATGCTGTCAGATAGATGAGAGTCACAAGTAGCAGCAGGGCATAGCTACCCTTAACTGTAACATCGAACAGGACTTGACCGACGATCAGGATTGCGACAGTCGCTACCAACGAGATTACGATATAGGGAATCGTTTTTCCGAGGATCAACTCGATCGGATTGAGGGGTGAGACGGTGAGCTGCTCCATGGTTCCCCGTTCTTTCTCCCGCACTATCGAGAGTGACGTCGATACGACCGCTGTAACCATAAGGATGAATCCGATAAGTCCGGGAATAAGAAATTTCGCGCTTTTCAGCTCTGGGTTGAACCAGATTCTCGGCCTGTAGTCAATTGGAGCAGCCACACCGGATCGACCAACTCGCATCAGCGAATGCGTGATGATCTTGTTCGAATAGCTCTGCACTATTGCTGTCGCATAGCCGACAGCTGTTGAAGCAGAGGTCGGATTCGTGCCGTCAACGAGCACTTGCACGGAAGATGTCCTGCCCGCAAGAATGCTTTCGGAAAAGCCTATCGGAACGACGATAGCAACCAACGCATCACCGTTGTCGAGCAACTCATCCAACTCACGTGGGTCGTTGACAGAGTAGTTCAGGGTGAAGTATTCGGAGTGCAGGAAGCTCTCGATGAACTCGCGGCTGCTGGAGGTTTTGTCCTCGTCGCATACTGCGAGCGAAATGTCGCGCACATCGAAATTCAGAGCATAACCGAACATAACGAGCATAAATGCCGGAATGAAGAGGAGAATTCCGAGAGTACGCCTGTCTCTCGATATTTGCCGAAGTTCTTTCTTTATGACAGGCTTCAATCGATTTGTCATCTCAGATACTCCGGATCACCTTTGTCAATCGCGTTATGTCGTTACGACTTGGCTTGCTCATTGAGTGGCTTCTCTTGTACCAGGTGAATGAAAACATCTTCCAGTGAAGGCACTATCGGTTCAATTCTCTTGAGAGAGACGGATCTCTCTGCCAGCAAACCCCTGGCCCGGTTCTCAATCTCCTGATCAGCCGTACTGATATGTATGAGGTTCCCGAACATTGAAGTCTCCGTGATAGCATCATCTCGTTTCAGAATCTCCAGAGCGAGCAGCACATTGTCACATTCGATTTCATAGAGTGAATCAGAGATGTATTTGGATTTAAGCTCGCTCGGACTGCCCGATGCCACAATCCTTCCTGCATGAATGAGCACTATATTGTTACAGTATTCAGCTTCTTCGAGATAGTGCGTAGTCACAAATACTGTCGAGCCAAGTTCTGAGACTGTGTTGATCAGATCCCAAAAGTCTCTTCGGGAGATCGGGTCGACACCGCTCGTTGGCTCATCCAGGAACACGATCTGTGGTTCGTGAATGACTGCGCAGCCGAGTGCGAGCCGTTGTTTCCAGCCACCCGGCAGGGATTTGGTCATGTTGTCCTCCATACCTTTGAGCCCTGCCATTTGAACGACCCATTTCATTCTCTCGATGAACCGGCGGCTCTTGAGCCCATAGGTTCCGCCGAAGAACGTGATATTCTCCCTGACAGTCAGATCGTCATAAAGAGAGAACCGCTGCGACATGTAACCAATGTTCGCTTTTATCTGCTCCGGTTGTGTGTTGATGTCGAACCCAGCGACTGTTGCAGTGCCTGAAGTAGAACTGAGAAGCCCACACAACATTCTTATCGTTGTCGATTTCCCGGCACCATTCGCTCCGAGGAATCCGAATATTTCTCCTTTGCGAACTTTGAAGTCGATACCATCCACAGCGACAAACCGTCCGAACTGTTTTTTCAACTTGCTGACTTCTATTGCCAGTGTATTCATCAGTATCAGTCCCCTACAGCCGAGCGCAGTCTTGCTTGTGCCAGTTGACGATCCACGATCGCGTGCGTGTAGCTTGTCCGGGCATTAAACAGTGCAACTTCGGTATCGAGAAGGTCTGTTGTGGAAGCTACTCCCGCATCAAACTTGCTTCTAGTGATACGAAGACTTTCATCAGCCTGGGCAACTCCATCAGACGCTACTTTGACGGCCTCGTTGGCTTTGAGCAGGCTGAGATAATCTGCCGTGATTTCGAATTCGACAGCATCCTTTAGTTGTGCCATTGCGTCTTTGGCCATATTTAGCTGCGCCTTAGCTTGACTTGCCTGATGATATGTCCGTCCCCAATTCCAGATATCATATGATACTGCCACTCCGACGCTCCACGAATCGTCCCATTGGTCTCTTGTGGGAAGGATTCTGGGGTTCGGCTTAGAATAATTGTAGTTTCCGCTAAGCATCACCTGCGGATAGAATCCCGATCTGGCCATCGTGACCGCTGCTTCACCTGCTCTGATTCGATGCCGCAATGCCTGCAATTCCGGTCTTGCTGTAAGTCCGACTCGCTTCAGTGAGTCAAGGTTGCCAGCTTC
It encodes the following:
- a CDS encoding superoxide dismutase, Ni, coding for MKAKLVLGIILALAATIVLSNQAWSHCEIPCGIYDDAMRYGMLSEYTTTIEKSMDQITALSAERDKNYNQIVRWVTNKEEHADKFQEVVSQYFLTQRFKPVSPDSGAAYEEYITQLKLMHEMLVYAMKCKQTTDKANTVKLGELVSKSRKLYFHE
- a CDS encoding YggN family protein — its product is MKSVITVFLLALLILPRANASEVESYTYSRSHGSSGTLWSTGDIDFDIEDGSIIMTQRGRHKSRIEITEDYKLYVDGELIETTPEQEKLVAECYTTSMELVEKAKEIGLEGAKIGLIGAGIGLKAVGGVLKAIFTEYEFEDLEAELDDQTEELQERADELEERAEVIEDLAADLEDVFDEMVYEIPELADWEDAWDDNNDGT
- a CDS encoding ABC transporter permease, encoding MNTILHLIRKEFLQLKRDKRMLPIIFVAPIFQVIILGYAANLDVNDIPTVICDLDRSHASRELVDKFTHSGFFTATDYVDDIRDIDRDIDRGNASLAVVVPIGFGDDLKAGRQASLQLIADGSDANLTTVGLAYASGIVADYSKRIAVKRAARSGTSGITNAGVDARIRVWYNPELRSKNFMVPGILGLLLMVMTMLLTSLAIVKEKEVGTMEQLVVTPIRPIQLIIGKLTPFAIIGIIDVVLILFVSTFWFDIPVAGSIFLLVFLCTVFLMTTLGLGLFISTVSSTQQQAMMTSVFFVMQPMIFLSGFVFPIENMPKIIQWYTYLLPLRYFFTIVRGIFLKGIGIAELWDEALIMFLFGLAILALSVARFQKKLG
- a CDS encoding ABC transporter permease — its product is MTNRLKPVIKKELRQISRDRRTLGILLFIPAFMLVMFGYALNFDVRDISLAVCDEDKTSSSREFIESFLHSEYFTLNYSVNDPRELDELLDNGDALVAIVVPIGFSESILAGRTSSVQVLVDGTNPTSASTAVGYATAIVQSYSNKIITHSLMRVGRSGVAAPIDYRPRIWFNPELKSAKFLIPGLIGFILMVTAVVSTSLSIVREKERGTMEQLTVSPLNPIELILGKTIPYIVISLVATVAILIVGQVLFDVTVKGSYALLLLVTLIYLTACLGLGLLISSISDSQQVAFQIAVMATMLPTFLLSGFVFPIRNMPIVVQAVTYIVPARFFMVALRAIVLKGVGITAFWDQLLYLLAFALLTIGLSSLRMRGTLLRSKILKQPKKRGKDLT
- a CDS encoding ABC transporter ATP-binding protein, whose amino-acid sequence is MNTLAIEVSKLKKQFGRFVAVDGIDFKVRKGEIFGFLGANGAGKSTTIRMLCGLLSSTSGTATVAGFDINTQPEQIKANIGYMSQRFSLYDDLTVRENITFFGGTYGLKSRRFIERMKWVVQMAGLKGMEDNMTKSLPGGWKQRLALGCAVIHEPQIVFLDEPTSGVDPISRRDFWDLINTVSELGSTVFVTTHYLEEAEYCNNIVLIHAGRIVASGSPSELKSKYISDSLYEIECDNVLLALEILKRDDAITETSMFGNLIHISTADQEIENRARGLLAERSVSLKRIEPIVPSLEDVFIHLVQEKPLNEQAKS